In a single window of the Candidatus Deferrimicrobiaceae bacterium genome:
- the arfB gene encoding alternative ribosome rescue aminoacyl-tRNA hydrolase ArfB, whose translation MPDVPAFAVPESELQEEFIRSPGPGGQNVNKVATAVRLRFNAVATRLLGDDARARLIRLAGKRMTAEGFLVIEAHRFRTRERNRQDARDRLGRLIAQALEPPPPPRKKTKPSRGSKERRLESKRRQGETKRRRTGPSDE comes from the coding sequence ATGCCCGACGTCCCCGCATTCGCGGTTCCCGAAAGCGAGCTCCAGGAAGAGTTCATCCGCTCACCGGGTCCCGGCGGGCAGAACGTCAACAAGGTGGCGACGGCGGTTCGGCTCCGTTTCAACGCCGTCGCCACCCGTTTGCTCGGAGACGACGCCCGCGCCCGGCTGATCCGGCTCGCGGGGAAAAGAATGACGGCCGAAGGATTCCTCGTCATCGAGGCGCACCGTTTCCGGACACGGGAACGCAACCGGCAGGATGCGCGCGACCGGCTCGGCCGGCTGATCGCCCAAGCGCTCGAACCGCCCCCGCCGCCCCGGAAGAAGACGAAACCGTCCCGCGGGTCCAAGGAAAGGCGGCTGGAATCGAAGCGTCGCCAGGGCGAAACCAAGCGAAGGCGCACGGGTCCGTCGGACGAGTA